A window of the Bacillus andreraoultii genome harbors these coding sequences:
- a CDS encoding IS3 family transposase — MSKITFSTKEIKTLQQNPNIHRVSDRSITYTDDFKNRFIDEYLAGKLPRQIFAENGFDVDVIGIKRIEQSACRWKKAYEKNGLIGLTDTRKNASGRPLKRELSPSEVIERQKARIELLEGQVELLKKLETTERRLLNSSENLNPNNAYQLIQETIEQNGFKGMTRYLCGLLEVSRSGYYSYLKASSLREAKEKLDLEAKEIILKAFNRRGYKKGSRSIKMILENDFNITFSRKKIQRIMRKYGIICPHRKPNPYKRIAKATKEHQVVPNKLNREFKQGVPGKVLLTDITYLPYNGNSMAYLSTIKDASTNELLAYHVSDRITLDIATKTIHKLMKNKKITLHKDAFIHSDQGSHYTSPRYQKLLKKYGLGQSMSRRGNCWDNAPQESFFGHLKDEVDYQSCKSLKELKAKINHYMVYYSNYRYQWNLKKMTPIQYRNHLLVA, encoded by the coding sequence ATGAGTAAAATAACTTTTTCAACCAAAGAGATAAAAACACTTCAACAGAATCCAAATATACATCGTGTCAGCGATCGGTCTATTACCTATACTGACGATTTTAAAAATAGATTTATTGATGAGTACCTAGCTGGCAAACTCCCTCGTCAGATCTTTGCGGAGAACGGTTTCGATGTGGACGTTATAGGAATAAAACGAATCGAACAGTCAGCCTGCAGGTGGAAAAAGGCCTATGAGAAGAATGGCTTGATTGGGCTTACGGATACGAGGAAAAACGCTTCCGGCAGACCCTTGAAACGTGAGCTTTCACCGTCCGAAGTGATTGAAAGACAAAAGGCAAGAATCGAACTGTTGGAAGGACAGGTTGAGCTGTTAAAAAAGCTAGAAACGACAGAAAGGAGGCTGCTAAACTCAAGCGAAAATCTAAATCCGAATAATGCATATCAATTGATTCAGGAGACCATTGAACAAAATGGATTTAAGGGGATGACCAGGTATCTATGTGGCCTCTTAGAGGTATCCCGGTCTGGATATTATAGCTACCTAAAGGCTTCCTCTCTCCGGGAAGCAAAGGAGAAATTGGATCTTGAAGCGAAGGAAATCATTTTAAAGGCCTTTAATCGGCGCGGATATAAGAAAGGTTCACGCTCCATTAAAATGATACTGGAGAATGATTTTAACATTACGTTTAGCCGTAAAAAGATACAGAGAATCATGAGGAAATATGGAATCATCTGTCCTCACAGAAAGCCAAATCCTTATAAAAGGATCGCTAAAGCAACCAAGGAGCATCAGGTTGTTCCAAACAAGTTAAATAGGGAATTTAAGCAAGGAGTTCCAGGAAAAGTGTTATTAACGGACATTACTTATTTGCCATATAACGGAAATTCCATGGCTTATTTGTCAACCATAAAAGATGCGTCCACTAACGAACTCCTAGCTTACCATGTTTCTGATCGTATCACTCTAGACATCGCAACAAAGACGATTCACAAACTAATGAAAAACAAGAAGATTACACTACATAAAGATGCCTTCATCCACTCTGATCAAGGGAGCCATTATACGAGCCCCAGATATCAAAAGTTATTAAAAAAATATGGTCTAGGACAATCTATGTCCCGAAGAGGGAACTGTTGGGATAATGCCCCTCAAGAGTCTTTCTTTGGTCATTTAAAAGATGAAGTAGACTATCAATCTTGTAAATCCTTAAAAGAACTAAAAGCAAAAATAAATCACTATATGGTTTACTATAGCAATTATCGATATCAATGGAATTTAAAAAAGATGACCCCTATTCAATATAGGAATCATCTTCTAGTTGCTTAA
- a CDS encoding malate:quinone oxidoreductase has product MSNIQTKTDVILIGAGIMSATLGSLLKELAPDWEIKVFEKLPKPGEESSNEWNNAGTGHSALCELNYTPEKPDGTIDTNKAIKVNEQFQLSKQFWAYLVKSDLIQNPQDFIMPLPHMSFVEGESNVQFLKKRYKALSTNPLFQGMEFSDDPEKLKEWIPLMMDGRTSKEPIAATKIDSGTDVNFGALTRILFKHLTNQGVEMNYKHQVKNIKRTSDGLWEVKVQDIDGGNIEYHTAKFVFIGAGGGSLPLLQKTGIPESKHIGGFPVSGLFMVCKNQEIIEQHHAKVYGKAKVGAPPMSVPHLDTRYIDNKKALLFGPFAGFSPKFLKTGSNLDLIGSVKPNNVMTMLAAGVKEMSLTKYLIQQVMLSNEKRLEELREFIPNAKLEDWDIVVAGQRVQVIKDTETGGKGTLQFGTEVVSAADGSIAALLGASPGASTAVHVMLEVLEKCFPQYMNKWELKIREMIPSYGASLVANPGLFQDIHESTSQILGLKTEATIPPTPEKVLQEV; this is encoded by the coding sequence ATGAGTAACATACAAACAAAAACAGATGTGATTCTGATTGGTGCTGGAATTATGAGTGCAACATTAGGTTCATTATTAAAGGAATTAGCTCCTGATTGGGAAATTAAAGTGTTTGAGAAATTACCTAAGCCTGGTGAGGAAAGTTCGAATGAATGGAATAATGCGGGGACAGGACATTCGGCTTTATGTGAATTAAACTATACACCAGAAAAGCCGGACGGAACAATTGATACGAATAAGGCGATAAAAGTAAATGAACAATTTCAATTATCAAAGCAGTTCTGGGCTTATCTTGTAAAAAGTGATTTAATTCAAAACCCGCAAGACTTTATTATGCCTTTACCTCATATGAGTTTTGTTGAAGGGGAAAGCAATGTACAATTTTTAAAGAAAAGATATAAAGCGCTGTCAACTAATCCGTTATTTCAAGGTATGGAATTCTCTGATGACCCAGAAAAACTGAAAGAATGGATACCGTTAATGATGGATGGTCGTACCTCAAAAGAGCCAATTGCAGCAACAAAAATTGATTCTGGTACGGATGTAAATTTCGGTGCACTTACCCGAATTTTATTTAAACATTTAACGAACCAGGGTGTGGAAATGAATTATAAGCACCAAGTTAAAAATATTAAGCGGACGAGTGATGGACTGTGGGAAGTAAAGGTACAAGATATTGATGGAGGAAACATAGAATATCATACAGCAAAATTTGTGTTCATCGGTGCAGGTGGTGGAAGTCTACCATTACTTCAAAAAACAGGAATCCCAGAATCTAAGCATATTGGTGGTTTCCCAGTTAGTGGGTTATTTATGGTATGTAAAAATCAAGAAATTATTGAACAGCATCATGCAAAGGTGTATGGAAAGGCAAAAGTTGGTGCGCCACCAATGTCTGTCCCACATCTTGATACAAGATATATTGATAATAAAAAAGCATTATTATTCGGTCCGTTTGCAGGATTTTCACCTAAATTTTTAAAAACGGGTTCAAACTTAGATTTAATTGGATCTGTGAAACCAAATAATGTGATGACAATGTTAGCCGCCGGAGTAAAAGAAATGTCATTAACAAAGTATTTAATCCAGCAAGTCATGCTCTCTAATGAAAAGCGATTAGAAGAGTTACGTGAATTTATCCCTAATGCTAAATTAGAAGATTGGGATATTGTTGTAGCAGGACAGCGAGTTCAAGTGATAAAAGATACTGAAACAGGTGGTAAGGGAACACTGCAATTTGGAACGGAAGTAGTAAGTGCTGCAGACGGATCCATTGCTGCTTTACTCGGTGCCTCACCTGGTGCTTCAACTGCTGTACATGTCATGTTAGAAGTATTAGAAAAATGTTTTCCACAATATATGAATAAATGGGAACTAAAAATAAGGGAAATGATACCTTCTTATGGTGCATCACTCGTTGCCAATCCAGGTCTATTCCAAGATATTCATGAGTCCACATCGCAAATACTAGGACTTAAAACGGAAGCAACCATACCGCCAACACCGGAGAAAGTATTACAAGAAGTATAA
- a CDS encoding sulfurtransferase, whose protein sequence is MKFVVNKEWLFEQLNNQQVKIVDCRFDLGNPDFGEKRYQESHIPGAYYFHLEKQLSGPVVEHGGRHPLPEMEKFKQDLEKVGIDHSKTVIAYDGGEGQFASRFWWLLTYLGHDNVYVLNGGFRGWVQAGFPTTKEIPEHEHAYFKVNIRKEILATYNEVKEIVTDGKKSSVLIDSRDPARYVGDIEPIDKIPGHIPGAINKFWENGLEKGFFKSKEEQKKRFAEIDQDKPIIVYCGSGVTATPNYIALKMAGYKNVKLYAGSYSDWVSYEGNPVEKGNENAK, encoded by the coding sequence GTGAAGTTTGTTGTTAACAAAGAGTGGTTATTTGAACAGTTAAATAATCAGCAGGTGAAAATTGTTGATTGTCGCTTTGATTTAGGAAATCCAGACTTTGGGGAAAAACGGTATCAAGAGTCACATATTCCTGGTGCTTACTATTTTCATCTTGAGAAGCAACTATCAGGACCAGTAGTAGAACATGGAGGGAGACATCCGCTTCCGGAAATGGAGAAATTTAAACAAGATCTTGAAAAAGTAGGAATCGACCATTCCAAAACGGTCATAGCTTACGATGGAGGAGAGGGCCAATTTGCATCACGCTTTTGGTGGCTACTTACTTATCTTGGTCATGACAATGTGTATGTGTTAAATGGAGGATTTCGAGGGTGGGTTCAAGCTGGTTTTCCGACAACGAAGGAAATTCCTGAACATGAGCATGCTTATTTCAAAGTAAATATTCGTAAAGAAATACTTGCTACTTACAATGAAGTAAAAGAGATTGTTACGGATGGAAAAAAATCATCAGTATTAATCGATTCAAGAGACCCCGCTCGGTACGTAGGAGACATTGAACCAATTGATAAAATTCCGGGGCATATTCCAGGTGCAATAAACAAGTTCTGGGAAAATGGATTAGAGAAAGGGTTTTTTAAAAGTAAAGAAGAACAAAAGAAAAGATTTGCTGAAATTGACCAAGATAAACCGATTATTGTTTATTGTGGGTCTGGTGTAACGGCTACACCAAATTATATAGCGTTAAAAATGGCTGGTTATAAAAATGTGAAACTTTATGCAGGTAGTTATAGTGATTGGGTTTCTTATGAAGGAAATCCAGTGGAAAAGGGAAATGAGAACGCTAAGTAA
- a CDS encoding restriction endonuclease subunit S, producing the protein MTIDKINKGLQMKATSLDSLPNHWEVVKLGNYMTIYSGDSPSNLQFNENGIPYFKVDDLNRSAKYMVDSKLNIANQNIKKVVPKGSLIFPKRGAAILTNKIRILTEDSYFDTNIMGVKVDEEQFDREFLYYFLLNKGLYKIADTSTIPQLNNKHIQPLLIPKPPINEQRKIAAILATWDKAIDYKERMLEEKRKVKRGLMERLLSGKVRLPGFQNEWIKVKFRDVMSFLKKRPVKDPYNYYLLTVKLYLKGIEATDKKPNITVKGRPYYIRDPGELLIGRQNFHNGGMGMVPEGMVNYVASNAISSVHGIKGNLKFYYYYMSNPNFYKRIELLIGGTGQKEISEAMMKQLRLFIPSDEKEQTAIVHLLETADNELNLLEEELLQVKQQKEGLMQLLLTGKVNVSV; encoded by the coding sequence TTGACAATAGACAAGATAAATAAAGGATTACAAATGAAGGCGACCTCACTAGACTCTCTACCGAACCATTGGGAAGTTGTCAAACTAGGCAATTATATGACGATTTATAGTGGAGACAGCCCTTCTAATTTACAATTTAATGAAAATGGAATTCCCTATTTTAAAGTAGATGATTTAAATCGTTCAGCAAAATATATGGTAGACAGTAAATTAAACATCGCGAATCAAAACATAAAGAAAGTTGTACCAAAAGGAAGCTTAATTTTCCCGAAACGTGGGGCAGCAATTTTAACAAATAAAATCCGCATATTAACAGAGGATAGTTACTTTGACACAAATATCATGGGTGTTAAAGTCGATGAAGAACAATTTGATAGAGAATTTCTATACTACTTTTTACTAAATAAAGGGCTATATAAAATTGCGGATACATCGACAATTCCTCAACTTAACAACAAGCATATACAACCGCTCTTAATTCCAAAACCACCTATAAATGAACAGCGGAAGATAGCTGCGATTCTAGCTACTTGGGATAAGGCAATTGATTACAAAGAAAGAATGCTAGAAGAAAAAAGGAAAGTAAAACGTGGATTAATGGAGCGATTGTTATCTGGGAAAGTAAGGTTACCAGGTTTTCAAAATGAATGGATAAAAGTTAAATTTAGAGACGTAATGAGTTTTTTGAAGAAAAGGCCAGTGAAGGATCCGTATAATTATTATTTATTAACAGTGAAGCTATATTTAAAAGGTATAGAGGCTACGGATAAAAAACCAAATATTACAGTAAAGGGTCGACCATATTATATAAGGGATCCTGGCGAGTTACTCATAGGAAGGCAAAATTTCCACAACGGAGGCATGGGTATGGTCCCAGAAGGAATGGTCAATTATGTTGCTTCCAATGCAATTAGTAGTGTACATGGTATAAAAGGTAATTTGAAGTTTTATTATTACTATATGTCTAACCCTAACTTTTATAAAAGAATAGAACTTCTTATCGGAGGAACGGGACAAAAGGAAATATCTGAAGCGATGATGAAGCAGTTAAGGCTCTTTATTCCTTCAGACGAAAAGGAACAGACTGCAATTGTTCATCTACTTGAAACAGCAGATAATGAATTAAATCTATTAGAAGAAGAATTGTTGCAAGTAAAACAGCAAAAGGAAGGGTTAATGCAATTACTATTAACAGGAAAAGTGAACGTGTCCGTATGA
- a CDS encoding IS1380-like element ISBco1 family transposase: protein MVTLTQKTLDFNHKIKLSNDGGSLSSDTGEFLFREFDEKIGFSKTLVKYLRLNDSRKYYLHSNENLLRQKVYQIIAGYAEDDAADQLTHDPVFKEIIETPTLASQPSLSRFYTRFDKDSIEQLNLANQEMLDKIHCFRQSKELFIDLDSTHSDTYGDQESSSYNTHYGTMGFHPLVAFDGATGDFLKAQLRPGNVYTSNGVVEFIRPLIKHYNEMFPETTLFLRGDSGFAVPGLYDLCEEESVLYIIRLKSNSQLQSLAKEYHPSSAPLDVSKTETYYEETIYQAKSWSKPRRVIIQSVRPAGELFFTHSFFVTNFELAFPQDIVRAYQKRGTMENYIKEAKNGFYFDHMNSHAFLVNEVKMMLTLLAYNLTNWLRTLCFPEGQKTMQIDTIRTRLIKAASKVVKSGRSLYFKLSSSFVYQNFFWDVLNRIQKLQLE from the coding sequence ATGGTTACTTTAACGCAAAAAACACTTGATTTCAATCATAAAATTAAATTGTCAAATGATGGAGGTTCTCTTTCCTCCGATACAGGTGAGTTTCTTTTTAGAGAATTCGATGAAAAAATTGGTTTTTCAAAGACTTTAGTTAAGTACTTGAGACTTAACGATTCAAGGAAATATTATCTTCATTCAAATGAAAACTTGTTACGTCAAAAAGTCTATCAAATCATTGCCGGGTATGCGGAAGATGATGCGGCTGATCAGTTGACTCATGATCCTGTGTTTAAGGAAATCATTGAAACTCCAACACTTGCTTCCCAGCCCAGTTTGTCTCGCTTTTATACACGATTTGATAAAGATTCAATTGAACAATTAAATCTGGCTAACCAAGAAATGCTTGATAAGATTCATTGTTTTCGACAATCGAAAGAGTTATTTATCGACTTGGATTCGACTCATTCGGATACATATGGGGACCAAGAATCTTCGTCATATAATACTCATTATGGCACGATGGGTTTTCATCCATTAGTCGCCTTTGATGGTGCGACTGGTGACTTTTTGAAAGCACAACTCCGTCCCGGAAATGTTTATACATCAAATGGTGTGGTGGAATTTATTCGGCCTCTCATTAAACATTATAACGAAATGTTTCCGGAAACTACCCTGTTTCTTCGTGGAGATAGTGGGTTTGCTGTTCCGGGATTATACGATCTGTGTGAAGAAGAATCTGTTTTGTATATTATTCGGTTGAAATCGAATTCACAACTACAAAGTTTAGCGAAGGAATACCATCCTTCTTCCGCACCTTTAGATGTTTCCAAGACGGAAACCTATTATGAAGAAACGATTTACCAAGCAAAATCATGGTCAAAACCAAGAAGGGTGATTATTCAATCGGTACGTCCTGCAGGTGAGCTGTTCTTTACCCATTCCTTTTTTGTTACTAACTTTGAATTAGCTTTTCCTCAAGATATCGTCCGAGCTTATCAAAAAAGAGGGACGATGGAAAACTATATCAAAGAAGCAAAAAATGGCTTTTACTTTGATCATATGAATAGCCACGCTTTTCTAGTGAACGAAGTAAAAATGATGTTAACACTTCTTGCATATAATTTGACCAATTGGTTACGAACTCTTTGTTTTCCGGAAGGTCAAAAAACTATGCAAATTGATACGATACGTACTCGGTTAATTAAAGCGGCAAGTAAAGTCGTGAAATCAGGCAGATCCCTTTACTTCAAACTATCATCGAGTTTTGTGTATCAAAATTTCTTTTGGGATGTACTGAATCGAATTCAAAAACTACAATTGGAATGA
- a CDS encoding LrgB family protein, which yields MQQIPFTVGMILLTIVIYFLTNKLYKRYSYSYLIPILTATTLIIAILLIFHIPYNSYMIGGKWINTLLGPSVAALAFPLYKQRHFLIHNFLPILGGVLIGAITGMLSVSLFAKMLGINQTLILSIIPKSLTTPVAIEVARGMGGNVSMTIVCVIIAGIFGSIVAPTIFKLLRVHSAIGRGIALGSASHAIGTSKAAEYSELTFSMSSVTMTLCAIIGSFLGPLVAMIFS from the coding sequence ATGCAACAAATTCCCTTCACAGTCGGCATGATTTTATTAACAATCGTTATTTACTTTCTTACAAATAAATTATATAAACGGTATTCTTATTCGTATTTAATTCCTATATTAACAGCAACAACATTAATTATTGCTATTCTATTAATTTTTCATATCCCATATAATAGCTATATGATTGGTGGTAAATGGATTAATACCCTTCTCGGCCCATCCGTTGCCGCACTTGCTTTTCCTTTATATAAACAACGTCATTTTTTAATTCATAATTTCCTCCCTATTTTAGGTGGGGTTCTTATTGGTGCAATTACTGGGATGTTAAGTGTTAGCCTTTTTGCTAAGATGCTAGGTATCAATCAAACATTAATCCTCTCCATTATCCCCAAATCCCTTACAACGCCTGTTGCGATAGAAGTAGCTAGAGGAATGGGTGGAAATGTTTCTATGACGATTGTTTGTGTCATTATTGCAGGGATTTTCGGTTCAATTGTAGCACCGACAATCTTTAAATTATTACGCGTGCACAGTGCTATTGGTAGAGGAATTGCCCTCGGAAGCGCCTCACATGCCATTGGAACGTCTAAAGCAGCTGAATATAGTGAACTAACATTTTCAATGAGTTCCGTTACGATGACATTATGTGCAATTATCGGATCCTTTTTAGGTCCACTCGTTGCAATGATATTTTCATAG
- a CDS encoding CidA/LrgA family protein, protein MKVFIIIMQITILYVFSFIGNVIHDFFHLIIPGSIVALLLLFSCLCLKIIPSKFIENGASFLLSVLMLFFIPSAVGIMNYPTLLSVHGVLLIAAVLVSTIFSIAISGAAGQYLEKLVGKGKDESKCNKFPSQSA, encoded by the coding sequence ATGAAAGTTTTTATCATTATTATGCAAATTACTATTTTATACGTGTTTTCCTTTATTGGTAATGTTATTCACGACTTTTTTCACCTCATCATTCCTGGAAGTATCGTTGCTCTCTTGCTGCTATTTAGTTGTTTATGTTTAAAAATAATTCCATCAAAATTTATTGAAAATGGAGCAAGCTTTCTTTTAAGTGTACTCATGTTATTCTTTATTCCATCAGCAGTGGGGATTATGAATTATCCAACATTACTTTCTGTCCACGGAGTATTACTTATTGCCGCCGTACTCGTAAGTACAATATTTTCAATTGCTATATCAGGAGCGGCTGGCCAATACTTAGAGAAATTAGTTGGAAAAGGAAAGGATGAGTCAAAATGCAACAAATTCCCTTCACAGTCGGCATGA
- a CDS encoding DUF5105 domain-containing protein, translating to MIKRFSLVIIFLFACLFLAACSTFESATKTEKKKGGALEVSIEKASYIWTEESGDFSEDAKEAPLEVVLNIKNRSKSTLSITPRNAIFLYDGDNQLAPIDIYGNYTGIGGDRTSDINPGKSTKMTFYFNVEKGKKYELGIKPMLMDPGKEPKEVVLTLDTNKYSDSYEKLAEPIQALSAFIDTVFLKKENKAYDKLVAMNQEAAIKEAKDYFKETLNLSMFKKLTEKDIDKAQEEYISLLNEKASYTISLVEFGNDKATVRVEYETIPLNDLYQGIFDYSDAYREKTGNYDTDKRYQYAFSKIDDIMGSISVKKGTAIDMNLMAKDGKWEIDQAKDYPYESLFTTFGSGKIY from the coding sequence GTGATCAAAAGGTTTTCCTTAGTCATTATATTTCTATTTGCTTGCTTATTTCTAGCTGCATGTTCCACATTCGAATCTGCGACAAAGACGGAAAAGAAGAAGGGGGGAGCATTAGAAGTCTCCATTGAAAAAGCTTCGTATATCTGGACAGAAGAAAGTGGAGATTTTTCCGAAGATGCGAAAGAAGCTCCTTTAGAGGTCGTCTTAAATATTAAAAATAGATCAAAATCAACATTATCCATTACACCTCGAAATGCTATTTTCCTTTATGACGGAGACAATCAACTTGCACCAATTGACATTTACGGTAATTATACGGGTATTGGTGGCGACAGAACGAGTGATATTAATCCTGGAAAGTCGACAAAAATGACATTTTATTTTAACGTTGAAAAAGGGAAGAAATACGAACTTGGAATTAAGCCAATGTTAATGGATCCAGGAAAGGAACCGAAAGAAGTCGTCCTAACCTTAGATACAAATAAATATAGTGATAGCTATGAAAAATTAGCAGAACCCATTCAAGCTTTAAGCGCGTTCATTGACACAGTCTTCTTGAAAAAAGAAAATAAAGCATATGATAAATTAGTTGCGATGAATCAAGAAGCGGCAATAAAAGAAGCAAAAGACTATTTTAAAGAAACATTAAATCTAAGCATGTTTAAAAAATTGACAGAAAAAGATATAGATAAGGCACAAGAAGAGTATATCTCACTTCTAAATGAAAAAGCATCCTACACCATTTCCCTTGTCGAATTTGGAAATGATAAAGCAACTGTTCGTGTAGAATATGAAACGATTCCATTAAACGACCTTTATCAAGGAATTTTTGATTATTCCGATGCTTATCGTGAAAAAACTGGAAATTATGATACAGATAAAAGATACCAATACGCTTTCTCTAAAATTGACGATATTATGGGTTCTATCTCAGTAAAAAAAGGAACGGCAATAGATATGAATCTAATGGCAAAAGATGGAAAGTGGGAAATTGATCAAGCGAAAGATTATCCTTATGAAAGCTTATTCACCACTTTTGGATCCGGAAAAATTTACTAA
- the brnQ gene encoding branched-chain amino acid transport system II carrier protein — protein sequence MNAEKGSFRQTTALXFYGFMLFSMLFGAGNLIFPAFLGQAAGENVWQAVSGFIISDAGLALVSFIAIAKSGSFEKLIQRVHPLFAIVFPVAIYLSIGPGLAIPRAGSLAYEMGVKPFLPASLSGSPIGLFTYTILFFFIVFWFAKTPTKLVDRLGKMLTPALLFLIFIVFIKSLFKDFPPLNAAVPPYSRNPFTTGILDGYQTMDGLCALIYGVIFINLFKEKKIESRSLQVKYLIVFGLISGLLLSICYLIIAYLGAATPLPGTVDNGAVVLSSVMKQLFGNGGAIVLGLIFTLACLNVCIGLITSCAQFFSNLFPKVSYIGWSIILCIASGVVANLGLTQILKVSVPILRLLYPLAITLMIFGLIHDRIPYHHRPVYGMTISFVGLFSLLDVINSTLLNGAISGVLSVVPLQNLSFGWAIPGLIGFILGSIIEKQTYRANKTNREAA from the coding sequence ATCAATGCAGAAAAAGGCTCTTTTAGGCAAACTACAGCTCTCGNGTTTTATGGCTTTATGTTATTTTCTATGTTATTTGGTGCAGGAAATTTAATTTTCCCTGCTTTTTTAGGACAAGCTGCTGGGGAAAATGTTTGGCAAGCGGTTAGTGGGTTTATCATCTCAGATGCGGGATTAGCACTCGTATCATTTATTGCTATAGCGAAATCTGGTAGCTTTGAGAAGTTAATCCAACGTGTCCATCCCCTTTTTGCGATTGTTTTTCCAGTTGCAATTTATTTATCCATTGGTCCAGGACTAGCAATACCGCGCGCTGGAAGTCTTGCTTATGAGATGGGAGTGAAACCTTTCTTACCAGCGTCACTTTCTGGTTCACCAATAGGGCTGTTTACTTATACGATTTTATTTTTTTTTATCGTCTTTTGGTTTGCAAAAACGCCTACGAAACTAGTAGATCGATTAGGAAAAATGTTAACACCGGCATTATTATTTTTGATTTTCATTGTTTTCATAAAATCGTTATTTAAAGATTTCCCACCACTTAATGCGGCAGTTCCCCCATATAGTAGAAATCCATTCACAACGGGGATTTTAGATGGATATCAAACGATGGATGGACTTTGTGCTTTAATTTATGGGGTCATATTTATTAATCTTTTTAAAGAAAAGAAGATAGAAAGTCGTTCCCTACAGGTGAAGTATTTAATCGTATTTGGACTCATTTCCGGTCTTTTACTATCCATTTGTTATCTTATCATTGCTTATTTAGGGGCAGCTACACCACTTCCTGGAACAGTAGATAATGGGGCGGTTGTTTTAAGTAGTGTTATGAAACAATTATTTGGTAATGGTGGAGCCATTGTTTTAGGACTAATTTTTACATTAGCATGCTTAAATGTTTGTATTGGGTTAATCACTTCTTGTGCTCAATTTTTCTCGAATTTATTTCCAAAGGTATCCTATATTGGCTGGTCAATCATTTTATGTATTGCAAGTGGTGTTGTTGCCAATTTAGGTTTAACACAAATTTTAAAAGTCTCTGTACCTATTTTACGTTTATTATATCCATTGGCAATTACATTAATGATCTTCGGCCTAATCCATGATCGTATTCCATACCATCATCGTCCAGTCTACGGTATGACGATTAGCTTTGTGGGGTTATTTAGTTTATTAGATGTAATAAATTCCACCCTTTTGAACGGGGCGATTTCAGGAGTACTTTCCGTTGTTCCGTTGCAAAACTTAAGCTTTGGTTGGGCCATTCCAGGTCTAATTGGATTTATCTTAGGAAGTATTATTGAAAAGCAAACGTATAGAGCTAATAAAACAAATAGGGAAGCAGCATAG